A window of Macrotis lagotis isolate mMagLag1 chromosome X, bilby.v1.9.chrom.fasta, whole genome shotgun sequence contains these coding sequences:
- the ENC1 gene encoding ectoderm-neural cortex protein 1, with the protein MSVSMHENRKSRASTGSINIYLFHKSSYADSVLTHLNLLRQQRLFTDVLLHAGNRTFPCHRAVLAACSRYFEAMFSGGLKESQSSEVNFDNSIHPEVLELLLDYAYSSRVIINEENAESLLEAGDMLEFQDIRDACAEFLEKNLHPTNCLGMLLLSDAHQCTKLYELSWRMCLSNFQTISKNEDFLQLPQDMVVQLLSSEELETEDERLVYESAINWISYDLSKRHCYLPELLQTVRLALLPAIYLMENVAMEELITKQRKSKEIVEEAIRCKLKILQNDGVVTSLCARPRKTGHALFLLGGQTFMCDKLYLVDQKAKEIIPKADIPSPRKEFSACAIGCKVYITGGRGSENGVSKDVWVYDTLHEEWSKAAPMLVARFGHGSAELKHCLYVVGGHTAATGCLPASPSVSLKQVEQYDPVTNKWTMVAPLREGVSNAAVVSAKLKLFAFGGTSVSHDKLPKVQCYDQCENRWTVPATCPQPWRYTAAAVLGNQIFIMGGDTEFSACSAYKFNSETYQWTKVGDVTAKRMSCHAVASGNKLYVVGGYFGIQRCKTLDCYDPTLDVWNSITTVPYSLIPTAFVSTWKHLPS; encoded by the coding sequence atgtcagTCAGCATGCATGAAAATCGCAAATCTCGGGCCAGCACTGGCtcaattaatatatatttgttccaCAAATCCTCATATGCTGATAGTGTTCTCACACATCTGAATCTTTTGCGCCAGCAGCGGCTTTTTACAGATGTCCTTCTGCATGCAGGAAACAGGACTTTCCCTTGCCACAGAGCAGTCTTGGCTGCATGTAGCCGCTATTTTGAAGCCATGTTTAGTGGTGGTCTCAAAGAGAGCCAGTCTAGTGAAGTCAACTTTGACAACTCTATCCATCCAGAAGTCTTAGAATTGctgcttgattatgcatattcATCCCGAGTGATTATCAATGAAGAGAATGCAGAATCTCTTCTGGAAGCTGGAGACATGCTAGAATTCCAGGATATTCGAGATGCTTGTGCCGAGTTCCTTGAAAAGAACCTACATCCCACCAACTGCCTTGGCATGCTGTTGCTGTCTGATGCACACCAGTGCACCAAACTTTATGAACTCTCTTGGAGGATGTGCCTCAGCAACTTCCAGACCATCAGTAAAAATGAAGATTTCCTTCAGCTGCCCCAGGACATGGTGGTCCAACTCCTGTCCAGTGAAGAACTAGAAACGGAAGATGAAAGACTGGTCTATGAGTCTGCTATTAACTGGATTAGCTATGATTTGAGCAAGCGCCACTGTTACCTTCCTGAGCTGCTGCAGACTGTGAGACTGGCCCTCTTGCCAGCCATATATCTCATGGAAAATGTAGCCATGGAAGAACTCATCACCAAACAGAGGAAAAGCAAAGAGATCGTGGAAGAGGCAATAAGATGCAAACTGAAAATCTTGCAGAATGATGGTGTAGTCACCAGTCTTTGTGCTCGGCCTCGCAAAACTGGCCATGCCCTTTTCCTCCTGGGAGGACAGACCTTCATGTGTGACAAACTGTATCTCGTGgaccagaaagcaaaagaaatcatTCCCAAGGCAGACATTCCCAGCCCAAGGAAAGAGTTCAGTGCCTGTGCGATTGGGTGCAAAGTGTATATCACTGGTGGACGGGGGTCAGAGAATGGAGTCTCCAAAGACGTTTGGGTCTATGATACTCTTCATGAGGAGTGGTCGAAAGCCGCCCCCATGCTGGTAGCCAGATTTGGTCACGGTTCTGCTGAACTCAAACACTGTCTGTATGTAGTAGGTGGACATACAGCAGCAACTGGTTGCTTGCCTGCTTCCCCGTCTGTGTCATTAAAGCAAGTAGAGCAGTATGATCCTGTGACTAACAAATGGACAATGGTTGCCCCACTCCGAGAAGGAGTGAGCAATGCAGCGGTTGTGAGTGCCAAACTGAAGTTATTTGCTTTTGGTGGCACCAGCGTTAGCCATGATAAGCTACCCAAAGTTCAGTGCTACGATCAGTGTGAGAACAGGTGGACAGTACCAGCCACTTGTCCTCAGCCCTGGCGATACACTGCAGCAGCTGTGTTAGGCAACCAGATTTTTATTATGGGAGGAGATACTGAATTCTCTGCATGCTCTGCTTACAAATTCAACAGTGAAACATACCAGTGGACCAAGGTAGGAGACGTGACAGCCAAGCGAATGAGCTGCCATGCGGTAGCATCTGGAAACAAACTGTATGTAGTTGGTGGCTACTTCGGTATTCAAAGATGTAAAACTTTGGACTGTTATGATCCGACATTAGATGTATGGAACAGCATCACCACAGTCCCCTACTCTCTCATTCCTACAGCATTTGTCAGCACTTGGAAACATCTTCCCTCTTAA